From one Rhodoferax sp. PAMC 29310 genomic stretch:
- a CDS encoding ABC transporter permease gives MTDSPMQQRLAQFRHHGIPVVVVMAVVLVAWYLGAWAMNAPGAIERVMPEGGAWGWQDLLSATLSMDRPVLPAPHQVAQDFWSSLVDWPLNSPRNLMFHVAVTAESTLWGFVMGTALGLVLSVCIVHSRTLDRALLPWIVASQTVPVLAIAPIVLVILGSLGFSGVAPKAVIAMYLCFFPVTVAMVQGLRSPQRIETEMMHTYAASPWQALWLLRLPAALPFLFPALRVGIAAGLVGAMVAELPTGAQAGLGARLLTGSYYGNTIQIWSALVMSALLGLTLTTVVAGVERLALRHRRQA, from the coding sequence ATGACTGACTCGCCAATGCAACAACGACTGGCCCAGTTCCGCCACCACGGCATTCCCGTGGTCGTGGTGATGGCGGTTGTCTTGGTGGCTTGGTATTTGGGCGCATGGGCGATGAATGCGCCGGGCGCCATCGAGCGCGTCATGCCCGAAGGTGGTGCCTGGGGCTGGCAAGACCTTCTGTCTGCCACGCTCTCAATGGACCGGCCGGTATTGCCCGCGCCGCATCAGGTGGCACAGGACTTCTGGTCCAGTCTGGTGGATTGGCCCCTGAATTCGCCGCGCAATCTCATGTTTCATGTGGCGGTCACCGCCGAGTCCACCTTGTGGGGCTTTGTCATGGGCACCGCACTGGGGCTGGTGTTGTCTGTGTGCATCGTGCATTCCCGCACCCTGGACCGCGCCCTTTTGCCGTGGATTGTGGCGTCGCAAACCGTACCTGTGCTGGCCATTGCGCCCATTGTGTTGGTCATCTTGGGGAGCCTGGGTTTTTCGGGCGTCGCGCCCAAAGCGGTGATCGCCATGTACCTGTGCTTCTTCCCCGTCACTGTGGCCATGGTGCAGGGCTTGCGCTCTCCACAGCGAATTGAAACCGAGATGATGCACACCTACGCGGCGTCGCCCTGGCAAGCCTTGTGGCTGCTGCGCTTGCCAGCGGCCTTGCCCTTTTTGTTTCCCGCGCTTCGTGTCGGCATTGCCGCCGGTTTGGTGGGCGCCATGGTGGCCGAATTGCCCACCGGCGCCCAGGCGGGCCTTGGAGCGCGACTGCTGACCGGCTCCTACTATGGCAACACGATCCAGATCTGGTCGGCGTTGGTGATGTCGGCTCTGCTGGGTTTGACTTTAACCACCGTGGTCGCGGGTGTTGAACGATTGGCTCTGCGCCATCGGAGGCAAGCATGA
- a CDS encoding ABC transporter substrate-binding protein: protein MIRSSKITNSLLAAVLAVCGVTASGVATAADKVTVQLKWLPQAQFAGYYVAQAKGYYKDAGLNVIIKPGGPDISPVQVIAGNQADVVVNWMPDALAAREAGVPLVNIAQVFNQSGLMLTCKKSSGVTSPKDFKGKTLGVWYGGNEYPFLNWMAKLGYNTEKDIKIMKQGFNVDPLLQNQAACISTMIYNEYWQVVDAGVKESDLVTFFYEKEGVASLEDGLYVMEDKLKDPAFVARMGKFLKATFKGWNDAVKNPAEAAKIVVANDMSGSATEKVQKRQMENVAKLITTAGTAKMGYLEPAAYERTVKVLLAAGSSPVIKKDPGKAAYTHVVWDAATK from the coding sequence ATGATTCGTTCTTCGAAGATCACAAACAGCCTGCTGGCCGCGGTGCTGGCGGTATGCGGTGTGACGGCCAGTGGCGTTGCCACCGCCGCCGACAAGGTCACGGTGCAATTGAAATGGCTGCCCCAAGCGCAGTTCGCGGGCTACTACGTGGCGCAGGCCAAGGGTTATTACAAAGACGCAGGGCTGAATGTGATCATCAAACCCGGTGGCCCTGATATCTCGCCCGTTCAAGTGATTGCCGGCAACCAGGCCGATGTGGTGGTGAACTGGATGCCCGATGCGCTGGCCGCACGGGAAGCCGGTGTGCCGCTAGTCAACATTGCCCAGGTGTTCAATCAGTCCGGCTTGATGCTGACCTGCAAAAAATCAAGCGGTGTGACGTCACCCAAAGACTTCAAGGGCAAAACCCTGGGTGTTTGGTACGGTGGCAACGAATACCCCTTCCTGAACTGGATGGCCAAGCTCGGTTACAACACGGAGAAGGACATCAAGATCATGAAGCAGGGGTTCAATGTGGACCCGTTGCTGCAAAATCAGGCCGCTTGTATCTCGACCATGATTTACAACGAGTACTGGCAGGTGGTGGATGCGGGCGTCAAGGAAAGCGATCTGGTGACCTTCTTCTATGAAAAAGAAGGCGTGGCCTCGCTCGAAGATGGCTTGTATGTGATGGAAGACAAGCTCAAGGACCCCGCCTTCGTGGCGCGAATGGGCAAGTTTTTGAAGGCCACCTTCAAAGGCTGGAATGACGCCGTGAAGAACCCGGCTGAAGCGGCCAAGATTGTGGTGGCCAACGACATGTCGGGCAGCGCTACCGAGAAAGTTCAAAAGCGCCAGATGGAGAACGTGGCCAAGTTGATCACCACTGCAGGCACTGCCAAGATGGGCTATCTGGAGCCCGCCGCATATGAGCGAACTGTGAAAGTATTGCTGGCAGCTGGCAGTTCACCCGTGATCAAGAAAGACCCGGGCAAGGCTGCCTACACCCACGTGGTGTGGGACGCTGCGACCAAGTAA
- a CDS encoding helix-turn-helix domain-containing protein yields the protein MPILSPKLEVPLSSPDLPFPIMFRSAHVPAGGLYPQHRHAWGEFVYSFSGIMEVKLADRHYLAPPQYGVWLPPEVTHIGLNRFEAVHCSVYITPPVCQALPRNPCALTVSPVVRALLDHLRQQPAPQSGPPPPISEQEGRLLQVLVDLLAQAPCAGSYLPTSDDPALSALLRQLEAHPGDNRSLAALAHTIHTTERTLMRRCQRDLGMSLNEWRQRLRVIKAMTLLEAGQTVETIALDLGYGGASAFIAMFKRLMSATPDEYRRGGVGKFLDKNGQ from the coding sequence ATGCCGATTCTTTCTCCCAAGCTGGAGGTGCCGCTGTCCAGCCCGGATCTGCCCTTTCCCATCATGTTTCGCAGCGCCCATGTGCCGGCGGGCGGGCTGTACCCGCAGCACCGGCATGCCTGGGGTGAGTTCGTGTACTCGTTCAGCGGCATCATGGAGGTGAAACTGGCCGACCGCCATTACCTCGCCCCGCCCCAGTACGGCGTGTGGCTGCCGCCGGAGGTGACGCACATTGGCTTGAACCGTTTTGAGGCGGTCCACTGCTCGGTCTACATCACGCCCCCCGTCTGCCAGGCCTTGCCACGCAACCCCTGCGCCCTCACCGTGAGCCCGGTGGTGCGCGCCCTGCTGGACCACCTGCGCCAACAGCCAGCGCCCCAATCCGGCCCTCCGCCACCCATCTCCGAACAAGAGGGCCGCCTGCTGCAGGTGCTGGTAGACCTGTTGGCCCAGGCCCCTTGTGCCGGCAGCTACCTGCCCACCTCGGACGACCCGGCCCTGAGCGCGCTATTGCGCCAGTTGGAGGCCCACCCCGGCGACAACCGCAGCCTGGCCGCGTTGGCCCACACCATTCACACCACCGAACGCACCCTGATGCGCCGCTGCCAGCGCGACCTGGGCATGTCGCTCAACGAATGGCGCCAACGCCTGCGCGTGATCAAGGCCATGACGCTTCTGGAAGCTGGCCAAACCGTAGAAACCATTGCGCTGGATCTGGGCTACGGCGGCGCTTCGGCCTTTATTGCCATGTTCAAACGCCTGATGAGTGCCACGCCAGACGAATACCGTCGGGGCGGTGTCGGGAAATTTTTGGATAAAAATGGGCAATAG
- a CDS encoding DMT family transporter — MDSRKALDGRAVGLMLVLCVIWGMQQVVLKATAGDISPVMQIALRSGVAALLVGLLMLARGERMSRADGTWRPGVVVGLLFGLEFMLVGEGLRHTSASHMVVFLYTAPIFAALGLHWRLPAERLGALQWVGIFLAFAGIAIAFFGRTQSTSPAPVNMLWGDFLGLLAAIAWGATTVVVRSSALARAPATQTLLYQLVGAFVLLTGMAWLTGQASVNFTPAVWASLAFHTLVVSFASFLVWFWLLRQYLASRLGVFTFLTPLFGIVFGAWLLAERIEPSFLVGAVPVMIGIVLVSGHGWVAQQLGRLGKRKVIDSL, encoded by the coding sequence ATGGACTCGCGCAAGGCGCTCGACGGGCGGGCGGTTGGCCTCATGCTGGTGCTTTGCGTCATCTGGGGCATGCAGCAAGTGGTGCTCAAGGCCACAGCGGGCGACATCTCACCTGTGATGCAGATTGCCCTGCGCTCGGGCGTGGCAGCCTTGCTGGTGGGGTTGCTGATGCTGGCCCGTGGCGAGCGTATGAGCCGTGCCGACGGCACCTGGCGTCCCGGCGTGGTGGTCGGCCTGCTCTTTGGCCTGGAATTCATGCTGGTGGGTGAAGGGTTGCGCCACACCAGCGCCTCGCACATGGTGGTGTTTCTGTATACCGCGCCCATTTTTGCGGCGCTGGGCCTTCATTGGCGTCTGCCCGCCGAGCGCCTGGGCGCACTGCAATGGGTTGGCATCTTCCTGGCCTTTGCCGGCATTGCAATCGCCTTTTTCGGCCGTACCCAGAGTACAAGCCCGGCTCCCGTGAATATGTTGTGGGGCGACTTCTTGGGGTTACTCGCTGCCATAGCATGGGGAGCCACTACGGTGGTCGTGCGTTCGTCCGCTTTGGCCAGAGCCCCCGCCACGCAGACCCTGTTGTACCAACTGGTTGGCGCCTTTGTGCTCTTGACAGGGATGGCCTGGCTGACTGGCCAAGCGAGCGTCAACTTCACACCGGCGGTCTGGGCCAGTCTGGCGTTTCATACTTTGGTGGTGTCGTTTGCCAGTTTTCTGGTGTGGTTCTGGCTTTTGCGCCAGTATCTGGCCTCACGCTTAGGGGTGTTTACCTTTCTCACACCGCTCTTTGGCATTGTTTTTGGTGCCTGGCTGCTGGCCGAGCGCATCGAACCCAGCTTTCTGGTGGGCGCCGTGCCTGTGATGATTGGCATCGTGCTCGTCAGTGGTCATGGCTGGGTGGCTCAGCAGCTGGGCCGTCTGGGAAAACGCAAAGTCATTGATTCGCTCTGA
- a CDS encoding ABC transporter ATP-binding protein gives MNKPELSPSPLNPSASPRVAVEVRNASVIYGAQTNAPVHALSDIDLQIHEGEFVALIGPSGCGKTTLMRVIADLEKISAGEVLVNGVSPHEARQARAYGYVFQAPALFPWRTVLANVMLPLHIQGRPKAEAKTIALQHLERVGLTGFESKYPWQLSGGMQQRVSIARALSFEPKILMMDEPFGALDEITRDRLNEQLQQLWQRERRTVVFVTHSISEAVYLATRIVVMSPRPGRIAKVIESSLPDERHLGLRDSAEFVEMAHAVREALADGHHD, from the coding sequence ATGAACAAGCCTGAACTCTCGCCGTCCCCTTTGAACCCTAGCGCTTCGCCCAGAGTGGCGGTGGAAGTGCGCAACGCCAGCGTGATCTACGGCGCGCAGACCAACGCGCCAGTGCATGCGCTGAGCGACATTGACCTCCAGATTCACGAGGGCGAGTTTGTCGCCCTGATTGGCCCCTCAGGCTGTGGCAAGACGACGCTGATGCGCGTGATTGCGGACCTGGAAAAAATCAGTGCCGGTGAGGTGCTGGTCAACGGTGTGTCGCCGCATGAGGCGCGCCAGGCGCGCGCCTACGGTTATGTGTTTCAAGCCCCGGCCCTGTTCCCCTGGCGCACGGTGCTGGCCAACGTCATGCTGCCGCTGCACATTCAGGGGCGCCCTAAAGCCGAGGCGAAAACCATTGCCCTGCAGCATCTGGAGCGGGTTGGTTTGACCGGCTTTGAGAGCAAATACCCCTGGCAGCTCTCAGGCGGCATGCAGCAGCGGGTGTCAATTGCCCGGGCCTTGTCGTTTGAGCCCAAAATTTTGATGATGGACGAGCCCTTTGGCGCGCTGGACGAGATCACCCGCGACCGGCTCAACGAGCAGCTGCAACAGCTCTGGCAGCGCGAGCGCCGCACCGTGGTGTTTGTGACGCACTCCATTTCCGAGGCGGTGTACCTCGCCACCCGTATCGTGGTCATGTCGCCTCGGCCGGGGCGAATCGCCAAAGTGATTGAATCCTCACTGCCGGATGAGCGCCATCTGGGTTTGCGCGACTCCGCCGAATTTGTGGAAATGGCACATGCAGTTCGAGAGGCTTTGGCCGATGGGCACCATGACTGA
- a CDS encoding thioredoxin family protein, producing the protein MMSSVAVASQSVLVVCLCAEWCGVCRDYRSRFDEVKARFPGVEFLWIDVEDEADLLHPLDIDNFPTLLVGVGDEPRFLGPLTPQIETLDRLIRAQMQVEVMVKAPDALQVGLLARIRQAKGLSPSATGPLT; encoded by the coding sequence ATGATGTCTTCAGTGGCCGTTGCGTCTCAATCTGTTCTTGTGGTGTGCCTGTGCGCCGAGTGGTGCGGTGTTTGCCGCGACTATCGCAGTCGTTTTGACGAGGTCAAGGCCCGCTTCCCGGGCGTCGAGTTCCTCTGGATCGATGTGGAAGACGAGGCCGACCTGCTGCACCCATTGGACATTGACAACTTTCCCACGCTGTTGGTGGGGGTGGGCGATGAGCCCCGCTTTCTGGGGCCCTTGACCCCTCAAATAGAGACTCTTGACCGTCTGATTAGGGCCCAAATGCAGGTCGAGGTAATGGTGAAAGCACCTGATGCACTACAGGTAGGTTTGCTGGCTCGAATCCGTCAAGCCAAAGGCTTGTCCCCCTCCGCCACTGGGCCGCTGACCTAA
- a CDS encoding PEP-CTERM sorting domain-containing protein codes for MDWVTTVTAKTLGNVGSREYVLNWSGYEYYDGGSILAQMVLHEGSNNIEFQYSTLANNGHNQFIGITNAGATTHLGTAYSNGGGDMTRSALLFSANQVPEPGSLALLGLGLAGLGLTRRLRVKQ; via the coding sequence ATGGACTGGGTTACCACCGTGACCGCCAAGACCCTGGGCAACGTAGGATCCCGTGAATATGTGCTGAACTGGAGCGGATACGAGTACTACGATGGTGGAAGTATTCTGGCTCAGATGGTGTTGCATGAGGGCAGCAACAACATTGAATTCCAGTACAGCACACTTGCCAACAATGGGCACAATCAATTCATTGGTATCACCAACGCAGGCGCTACGACACACCTTGGAACCGCTTACAGCAATGGCGGCGGCGACATGACACGCAGTGCGCTGCTGTTCTCGGCCAACCAAGTGCCTGAGCCTGGATCGTTGGCGCTGCTCGGCCTCGGTTTGGCGGGCTTGGGATTGACGCGTCGGCTTCGGGTCAAGCAGTGA
- a CDS encoding DUF3750 domain-containing protein yields the protein MLKTSFPLIRAGLVACLVLAVQAGFAHDAPDAATGAAPRGSWATAPRHSAGIAPDPVQLVDVPIVQIYAARTYGWRAYFAVHPWIIYKRKGETAYTRYDVVGWRSPDVVQRNYAVPDGLWYGSTPELLVDHRGEGVEAMIDAVEAAVVSYPFAHEYRSYPGPNSNTFLAHIGREVQALKLDLPPNAIGKDYRPLSSPVGVSSSGSGVQIGLLGLLGVSLGLEEGLEFNVLGLNFGIDFNRPALRLPFFGRVGFTDVSTPPTVPASNPELARR from the coding sequence ATGCTTAAAACCTCCTTCCCCTTGATTCGCGCCGGTCTGGTGGCCTGTTTGGTGCTGGCAGTGCAAGCCGGATTCGCCCACGACGCTCCGGACGCTGCCACCGGCGCTGCCCCGCGCGGCAGTTGGGCGACTGCCCCTCGCCACTCGGCCGGCATCGCACCCGATCCGGTCCAGTTGGTGGACGTGCCCATCGTGCAGATTTACGCCGCACGAACCTACGGCTGGCGGGCCTACTTTGCGGTTCACCCGTGGATCATTTACAAGCGAAAAGGCGAGACCGCCTACACCCGCTATGACGTGGTCGGCTGGCGCTCCCCGGATGTGGTGCAGCGTAACTACGCCGTGCCTGACGGGCTCTGGTACGGATCGACCCCGGAGCTGCTGGTGGACCACCGGGGCGAGGGGGTGGAGGCCATGATTGACGCCGTCGAGGCGGCCGTAGTCAGCTACCCCTTTGCCCACGAATACCGCAGCTACCCTGGTCCCAACAGCAACACCTTCTTGGCCCATATTGGGCGCGAGGTGCAGGCGCTCAAGTTGGACCTGCCACCCAACGCCATTGGAAAAGACTATCGGCCGTTGTCGAGTCCGGTCGGCGTGTCGTCGTCTGGTTCTGGCGTGCAAATCGGTCTGCTGGGTTTGCTCGGTGTCAGCTTGGGGCTGGAGGAGGGCTTGGAGTTCAATGTGTTGGGCCTGAATTTCGGCATCGATTTCAACCGCCCGGCGCTGCGCCTGCCGTTTTTCGGGCGCGTGGGCTTTACCGATGTGAGTACGCCTCCCACCGTGCCCGCGTCAAACCCCGAACTGGCCAGACGCTGA
- a CDS encoding amidohydrolase family protein yields MLDLLVTHATLPDGRTDMALGVQDGKFVEVSAGFHAEAHETWDALGQLISPPFVDAHFHMDATLSYGLPRVNQSGTLLEGIALWGELKPLLTQDALMERALTYCDWAVAKGLLAIRTHVDVCDPRLLAVEALLEVKRQVAPYLDLQLVAFPQDGVLRGTHGPQQHMDNLKRALDMGVDVVGGIPHFERTMADGALSVKLLCELAAERGLRVDMHCDESDDPMSRHVETLAFETQRLGLHGRVTGSHLTSMHSMDNYYVSKLLPLMAEAQLHVVANPLINITLQGRNDTYPKRRGMTRVPELLAAGINVAFGHDCVMDPWYSLGSGDMLEVALMGLHVAQMTSQAAMRQCFDAVTVNPAKVMGLDGYGLAVGCHADFVMLQARDPVEALRLRATRLKVVRRGQLLAQTPPATSQLNLPGRPPQSSWMTPPMG; encoded by the coding sequence ATGCTCGATTTGCTCGTCACCCACGCCACTCTGCCCGATGGTCGCACCGACATGGCGCTCGGAGTTCAGGACGGAAAGTTTGTTGAAGTCAGTGCTGGCTTCCACGCAGAGGCTCATGAAACTTGGGATGCTCTGGGACAACTGATCAGCCCGCCATTCGTCGATGCCCACTTCCACATGGACGCCACGTTGAGCTACGGCCTGCCCCGCGTCAACCAGAGCGGCACCTTGCTGGAAGGCATTGCCTTGTGGGGCGAGCTCAAACCACTGCTCACCCAAGACGCGCTGATGGAGCGGGCACTTACTTATTGCGACTGGGCTGTGGCCAAAGGCTTGCTGGCGATTCGCACCCATGTGGATGTGTGTGACCCGCGCCTGCTGGCGGTGGAAGCGTTGCTGGAGGTTAAGCGCCAAGTCGCACCCTACCTGGACTTGCAGTTGGTCGCTTTTCCGCAAGACGGCGTGCTGCGCGGCACACACGGGCCACAGCAACACATGGACAACCTGAAACGCGCGCTGGACATGGGCGTTGACGTGGTGGGCGGCATTCCGCACTTTGAGCGCACCATGGCGGACGGCGCCCTGAGCGTGAAATTGCTGTGCGAACTGGCCGCCGAGCGCGGCCTGCGTGTGGACATGCACTGCGATGAGTCCGACGACCCGATGTCGCGCCATGTGGAAACACTGGCTTTTGAGACCCAACGCTTGGGCCTGCACGGCCGAGTGACGGGCTCGCATCTGACCAGCATGCACAGCATGGACAATTACTACGTGAGCAAGCTGTTGCCCCTCATGGCAGAGGCGCAGTTGCACGTGGTGGCCAACCCGCTCATCAACATCACCTTGCAAGGTCGCAACGACACCTACCCCAAGCGCCGGGGCATGACCCGCGTACCCGAGTTGCTGGCCGCAGGGATCAACGTCGCGTTTGGGCATGACTGTGTAATGGACCCCTGGTACAGCCTAGGCAGCGGCGACATGCTGGAAGTTGCCCTCATGGGCCTGCATGTGGCCCAAATGACGAGCCAGGCCGCCATGCGTCAGTGTTTTGACGCAGTCACTGTGAACCCTGCCAAGGTGATGGGGCTGGACGGCTACGGCCTGGCAGTGGGCTGCCATGCAGACTTTGTAATGCTGCAGGCCCGCGACCCGGTGGAAGCGCTGCGCCTGCGCGCCACCCGTCTCAAAGTCGTCCGTCGCGGCCAACTACTGGCCCAGACACCACCCGCCACCAGTCAACTGAACCTGCCGGGCCGCCCACCCCAGTCGTCGTGGATGACACCGCCCATGGGCTGA
- a CDS encoding ferredoxin--NADP reductase produces the protein MSAFLEETVLSVHHWTDRLFSFTTTRDTTLRFSNGHFTMIGLRQENGKPLLRAYSIVSANYEEHLEFLSIKVQDGPLTSRLQHIKVGDKIVVGRKPTGTLLIDYLLPGKNLYLLGTGTGVAPFLSVARDPATYERFEKVVLVHGVREVAELAYHDYLLHDLPNHEFLGEMVTDQLLYYPTVTREPFRNQGRMTDLLESGKIEADLGLSKLDPATDRVMLCGSPAMLRDLKHMLEKRGFIEGNTTKPGDFVVERAFAEQ, from the coding sequence ATGAGTGCATTTCTTGAAGAAACCGTTTTAAGCGTCCACCACTGGACCGATCGCCTGTTCAGTTTCACCACCACACGTGACACGACGCTGCGTTTCTCCAACGGGCACTTCACCATGATCGGTCTGCGCCAGGAAAACGGAAAGCCCTTGCTGCGTGCCTACAGCATCGTCAGCGCCAACTACGAAGAGCACCTTGAGTTTTTGAGCATCAAGGTGCAAGACGGCCCGTTGACATCGCGTCTTCAGCATATCAAGGTCGGTGACAAGATTGTGGTGGGCCGTAAGCCCACGGGCACCTTGTTGATTGACTACCTGCTGCCCGGCAAAAACCTGTACCTGCTGGGTACCGGTACCGGCGTGGCGCCGTTCTTGAGCGTGGCGCGTGACCCCGCCACTTACGAACGCTTTGAAAAGGTCGTGCTGGTGCATGGCGTGCGTGAAGTGGCTGAACTGGCCTACCACGACTACCTCTTGCATGACTTGCCCAACCATGAGTTCCTGGGTGAGATGGTGACCGACCAGTTGCTGTACTACCCCACGGTGACTCGTGAGCCCTTCCGCAACCAGGGTCGTATGACCGATTTGCTGGAATCGGGCAAGATTGAAGCCGACCTGGGCCTGTCCAAGCTGGACCCGGCTACCGATCGTGTCATGCTGTGCGGCAGCCCGGCGATGTTGCGTGACCTCAAGCACATGCTGGAAAAGCGTGGTTTCATTGAGGGCAACACCACCAAGCCGGGCGACTTCGTCGTCGAACGCGCCTTCGCTGAGCAGTGA
- a CDS encoding TetR/AcrR family transcriptional regulator, translating into MPPKSLTRSGVTPDEPSKGQIRQANEILILTAAERVFAGAGFGGATMAAIAEASGLPKANLHYYFGSKQDLYRAVLARTLEDWLLPLHAITPKADPAQAIEQYIRAKMDLSAKRPHASKVFANELLHGAPVVKTLLMTELRDMVKAKAAVIDGWVASGRMAHVDATHLLFSIWAATQTYADFDVQVSAVLGVESLQEAHYARATDHVVALMLRGCGLSS; encoded by the coding sequence ATGCCCCCCAAATCCCTGACCCGCTCCGGCGTGACGCCTGATGAGCCCAGCAAGGGCCAGATTCGCCAAGCCAATGAAATCCTGATTCTCACCGCCGCCGAACGCGTATTCGCCGGCGCCGGATTTGGTGGCGCCACCATGGCCGCCATTGCCGAGGCCTCCGGTCTGCCCAAGGCCAATCTGCATTACTACTTCGGCAGCAAGCAAGACCTGTATCGTGCTGTGCTGGCCCGCACCCTTGAAGATTGGTTGTTACCGCTGCACGCCATCACCCCCAAGGCTGATCCCGCCCAGGCCATTGAGCAATACATACGGGCTAAAATGGACCTTTCAGCCAAGCGCCCGCACGCCTCCAAAGTATTTGCCAATGAGTTGTTGCATGGCGCGCCGGTGGTCAAAACCCTGCTGATGACGGAGCTGCGTGACATGGTTAAAGCCAAGGCCGCCGTGATTGACGGCTGGGTCGCCTCAGGGCGAATGGCCCATGTGGACGCAACCCACCTGTTGTTCAGCATCTGGGCGGCGACGCAAACCTACGCTGATTTTGATGTGCAGGTGAGTGCGGTGTTGGGTGTGGAGAGTTTGCAGGAGGCGCATTACGCCCGAGCCACAGACCATGTGGTGGCGTTGATGCTAAGAGGCTGTGGCCTGTCCAGCTAA
- a CDS encoding ABC transporter permease yields the protein MMRSRSFTAGFALAGLVGAAVLMALCVGKGQAPPSAGFWLLTVGLGVWAVLSVRYVAGLDGSRMDGTMTAALFGLWIIYFWQLLVMAFDVPRVLLPPPSTIALSMFEHGDLLWGDFVQTVLKAVLVGWALGSGLGFAVAVAIDRMPFLQRGLLPLASLTSTIPLVAVAPIAVMWFGFEWPSKAAVVVLMTFFPMLVSTLAGLKASGKLERELMYSYAASYTGTLLALRLPSALPFMFSALKINATLALIGAIVAEFFGSPTTGLGFRISTEAAKMNMSLVWGAIVVSAITGSLAYVLLVKLERRAAFWHPSVRDA from the coding sequence ATGATGCGGTCAAGGTCTTTCACTGCGGGCTTTGCGCTTGCGGGGCTGGTTGGTGCTGCGGTCTTGATGGCCCTGTGCGTCGGCAAAGGCCAAGCGCCGCCTTCAGCTGGGTTCTGGTTGCTCACCGTGGGCTTGGGCGTATGGGCGGTACTGTCAGTTCGCTATGTTGCTGGTCTGGATGGCTCCCGCATGGACGGCACGATGACCGCTGCCTTGTTTGGCCTTTGGATTATTTACTTCTGGCAACTGCTGGTCATGGCTTTTGATGTGCCCCGGGTGCTCTTGCCCCCACCCAGCACCATTGCCCTGTCCATGTTTGAGCACGGCGACCTCCTGTGGGGCGACTTTGTGCAGACCGTGCTCAAGGCAGTGCTCGTGGGCTGGGCGCTGGGCTCTGGCCTGGGTTTTGCCGTGGCCGTGGCCATTGACCGCATGCCTTTTCTGCAGCGAGGCTTGTTGCCGCTGGCCTCGCTCACCAGCACCATTCCTTTGGTGGCGGTCGCGCCCATTGCGGTGATGTGGTTTGGCTTTGAGTGGCCGTCCAAGGCCGCGGTGGTGGTGTTGATGACCTTTTTTCCCATGCTGGTGTCCACGCTGGCGGGCTTGAAGGCTTCCGGCAAGCTGGAGCGGGAGTTGATGTACAGCTACGCCGCCAGCTACACCGGTACCTTGCTGGCGCTGCGCCTGCCCTCGGCCTTGCCCTTTATGTTCAGCGCGCTCAAAATCAACGCCACCCTGGCGCTGATTGGCGCCATCGTGGCGGAGTTTTTTGGCTCACCCACCACCGGGCTTGGTTTTCGTATTTCCACGGAGGCGGCCAAGATGAATATGTCACTGGTCTGGGGCGCGATTGTGGTGTCGGCCATCACCGGTTCGCTCGCCTATGTTTTGCTGGTGAAGCTGGAGCGTCGTGCGGCGTTCTGGCACCCGTCGGTACGTGACGCATGA